The following nucleotide sequence is from Mucilaginibacter sp. cycad4.
AAAAAGGCAAAGCGCAGCCATTGCTATATAGAGTATAGTTTTTTTCATATTGATCTTTAAATTTTGAGATTACAGGAAATAACGACTATGCATAGATAAACACAGTCGTTCTCATGGCGAAGTCAATATTTACTCGGGAGGAGAAATCAACAGGAACCAGGTATGAACTGCAAGATTAACCATGACTGGCCTTTCCGTTTGTAAAGCCCTCCATAAAATGCCGGGGATCATATAGTACCTTACCGAGTTTCTCCAATTGACTTGAAAAAGCTTGAATTTCTTCGGCTTGCAATGCGTCCAATGTTTTAGCTTTTCCGGTTAAAGTAAACACGATCCATTCCCAGAATTTTTCTTTTTCCAGTTCAGGATAATGCTGATCAAAGAAAGCTTCAACGATATTTTTATAAAATATCAGTTCTTGTTGATCGATGATGTGTTGTGCCGCCATAAATGTAGTTCATTACAGTATGGAGTCGTGAGGTAGGCTAAAACACCGCAGGCGTGAACACCCAACTTACCGCTTGTGAGGCCCTGAGAAGCCAAGGAACGAGTAAGCGGGCGCCACGCCTACGGCGTGGACGCTGTCCACTCATCGCCTTGTTCCATTGAAATTTCTCAGGTTTCACAAGCAAGACTCAAAGTGCGAACGCCAATGTCTTATTGAATATTCGCAAAAATAACTTTTAGATTCTCTATAACGGTATTTTTAAAGAACAGGCAAGTTTAATAATATAATTATAGAGATTTTATCTACAAATATAGAATAAAAACACTCATATGCAAATTTTTTATCTACAAACTGCAAACTCTAATATTTTTAGAAAAAAAAGAGGTTGGAGAAGGAAACGTTAACAAAATTAGGGCTGTATTTAGCAAAGAAGTCTGTAAATAAGGCTGACGTGGCAAGGAAAACGAAATTAAGTACTTATAGACTTAGTCAACTCTCTATCAATCCAAAGTCTCATCTTAGAGTCGATGA
It contains:
- a CDS encoding helix-turn-helix transcriptional regulator, translated to MEKETLTKLGLYLAKKSVNKADVARKTKLSTYRLSQLSINPKSHLRVDELYLIALAIEADPGELLATICKDVKLPAGSK